One Methanolobus sp. WCC4 DNA segment encodes these proteins:
- the mobB gene encoding molybdopterin-guanine dinucleotide biosynthesis protein B produces MKVICVAGYKNSGKTTMVTRLVEALSKKGSVGTVKQMFHHRFNPENTDTGKHFDAGADVVAAITDSELVIIKRNPSLEDSLKALEDSGVDIAIVEGAKSSDLPKIFLGEPEGPDEVSNIIAKLPVRSDWDIDALVELILDLPEK; encoded by the coding sequence ATGAAGGTCATTTGCGTTGCAGGTTACAAGAATTCCGGTAAGACCACGATGGTTACCCGTCTTGTCGAAGCTCTTTCCAAAAAGGGTTCTGTGGGTACTGTAAAGCAGATGTTCCATCATCGTTTCAATCCTGAGAACACTGACACTGGTAAACATTTCGATGCTGGTGCCGATGTGGTTGCAGCTATCACAGACAGTGAGCTGGTGATAATAAAGAGAAACCCTTCACTTGAAGATTCCCTGAAGGCCCTTGAAGATAGCGGCGTTGATATTGCCATAGTCGAAGGTGCAAAAAGCAGTGACCTGCCCAAGATATTCCTTGGCGAACCAGAAGGTCCGGATGAGGTATCCAATATTATCGCAAAATTACCTGTCAGAAGTGACTGGGATATCGATGCACTTGTAGAACTTATCCTTGATCTGCCGGAAAAATAG
- the radC gene encoding DNA repair protein RadC, whose protein sequence is MSEYKISIHDMPEDDRPRERLLKYGPESLSNAELLAIILRTGSRKENVVNMCSRIFSEYNIKQLSQANITMLTRIHGVGTAKATQIAAVFELARKLEGYTDEPKRKIRSPADVYSLLYPRMREHKRERLVALLLDTKNHVIREEVISIGSLNANIVHPREVFKAALMESCASVILSHNHPSGDPTPSREDIAVTEKLVEGGKLLGVDVLDHVVIGDGRYVSLKDEGYVR, encoded by the coding sequence ATGAGTGAGTACAAGATAAGTATCCATGATATGCCCGAAGATGACCGGCCGCGTGAAAGGCTGCTGAAATACGGCCCTGAATCATTGTCCAACGCAGAACTGTTGGCCATAATCCTGAGGACAGGTTCACGTAAGGAGAACGTTGTCAATATGTGCAGCCGAATCTTCTCGGAGTACAATATCAAACAGCTCAGTCAGGCGAACATCACCATGCTCACCCGGATACACGGTGTCGGGACCGCAAAGGCAACACAGATAGCAGCGGTCTTCGAACTTGCCCGCAAGCTTGAAGGATACACCGATGAACCAAAGAGAAAGATAAGGTCACCTGCTGATGTCTACTCACTTCTCTATCCCCGTATGCGCGAACATAAACGCGAGAGACTTGTGGCATTGCTGCTTGACACCAAGAACCACGTGATACGTGAGGAGGTCATATCCATCGGCAGCCTGAACGCTAACATCGTACATCCAAGGGAAGTATTCAAGGCAGCACTCATGGAATCATGTGCTTCGGTCATCCTTTCGCACAATCATCCTTCCGGCGACCCGACACCAAGCAGGGAGGACATCGCAGTTACCGAAAAACTTGTGGAAGGCGGGAAACTGCTCGGGGTTGATGTACTTGACCATGTTGTTATAGGAGATGGCAGGTATGTGAGCCTGAAGGATGAGGGATATGTCAGATGA
- the mmp11 gene encoding methanogenesis marker protein 11 has product MKEIELSDPYTTPYRGIYAICDRNNEYAEIIEHTNCYGGAAWSKFHYSHSPLILNTRSIGNMIRYTVKTGTATLELKPSTAAAGIESVVVEDDKVHITYAGLGGGGVGATKCRAFADGVLCCNYTESGGGRAAKGTITVPKRERVLIGIDDTDTKEEGATWTLTHNMAKALDCNEHVYLSHSLVQLFPVSARTQNCVSTVLEFGCVDENAKQELLESVKAALLKYSVSDETGMVVLSDFDAKKMNEYSKQCRSGELTREYAMQCAKDNDVDIWLDGNGVIGALAALAWFAQPDDSVKLSAQLEE; this is encoded by the coding sequence ATGAAAGAGATAGAGCTTAGTGACCCCTATACCACTCCATACAGGGGCATATACGCAATATGCGACAGGAACAACGAGTATGCAGAGATCATCGAGCATACCAACTGTTATGGCGGTGCCGCATGGTCTAAGTTCCATTATTCACACTCACCGCTTATCCTGAACACGCGTTCCATAGGGAACATGATAAGATACACTGTAAAGACGGGTACTGCCACCCTTGAGCTTAAGCCATCCACCGCAGCAGCAGGGATCGAGTCCGTTGTTGTGGAAGATGACAAGGTACATATCACATATGCAGGTCTTGGAGGAGGCGGAGTAGGCGCCACCAAATGCAGGGCATTTGCAGATGGTGTGCTTTGCTGTAACTACACCGAATCCGGTGGCGGACGTGCTGCAAAAGGTACCATCACAGTCCCTAAGAGAGAAAGGGTGCTTATCGGCATAGATGACACTGATACAAAAGAAGAAGGTGCCACCTGGACGCTAACCCATAACATGGCAAAGGCACTGGACTGCAATGAACATGTTTACCTCTCACATTCACTTGTGCAACTTTTCCCGGTATCTGCAAGGACACAGAACTGTGTTTCCACAGTTCTGGAATTCGGCTGTGTGGATGAGAATGCCAAACAGGAATTGCTTGAAAGCGTAAAGGCAGCCCTGTTGAAATACAGTGTCTCCGATGAGACCGGAATGGTAGTACTATCAGACTTCGACGCAAAGAAGATGAACGAGTACAGCAAACAGTGTCGCAGTGGAGAGCTTACCAGGGAATATGCAATGCAGTGTGCAAAGGACAACGACGTTGATATCTGGCTTGACGGCAACGGTGTCATAGGTGCACTTGCAGCACTGGCATGGTTCGCACAACCCGATGATTCGGTCAAGCTGAGCGCACAATTAGAAGAATAA
- a CDS encoding thiamine pyrophosphate-dependent enzyme: MTGNEDTTGLEAIYLAAIDSNVSFITAVAGYPMTAVADHFFENKDSSNYNIHWFTNEKSAMEAALGASVTGQRSIVMVKHVGMNVLSDPLMTAMMHTTGAGIVILAGDDPGAKASQNEQDSRFYGSISETAVFDPATPQDAYDSLNMAFGLSEEAKVPVIMRITDRLEKEEEHISRANTGKVTDDPERGFDRNIWKLTMHGKHQRFHTESEPILKREAEGSHLNRRTINGEKVGIISSGYPSSVVDDLLSTQLVYSNYSHLALGVVSPFPDKLVRKFIDEHERIIVIEESEAFIESHISTCNTILGKRSGHLPTGMIEKEHVEFALENIDKDEVSKYTEIQTIITRGSRPICSDCPFMPLYNVLHDIRPVAGDMGCSIRTAPDPLNAVDTGFALGGAISTACGFPGKGIAVIGDFGLAHSGIVGLINAVDGGFDLLVIILQNEIAAMTGGQGTPDLQEVVRTLVPDMMTIDIDKSISSEGTAKTQDILKELIEKKMETKGVSVIYLEGKCIKF; encoded by the coding sequence ATGACAGGTAATGAGGATACAACCGGCCTTGAAGCAATATATCTTGCAGCGATCGACAGCAATGTAAGCTTCATTACTGCCGTTGCCGGATATCCCATGACTGCCGTTGCAGATCACTTTTTTGAGAATAAGGATTCCAGCAACTATAACATCCACTGGTTCACCAATGAGAAATCAGCCATGGAGGCTGCATTAGGCGCTTCGGTCACCGGACAAAGGTCAATAGTTATGGTGAAGCACGTTGGTATGAATGTGCTATCTGATCCGCTCATGACCGCCATGATGCACACCACAGGTGCAGGGATCGTTATACTTGCAGGTGATGACCCCGGAGCAAAGGCTTCCCAGAACGAGCAGGATTCACGCTTCTACGGATCGATTTCGGAGACTGCCGTCTTTGACCCGGCAACACCGCAGGATGCCTATGATTCACTCAACATGGCCTTTGGACTCTCTGAGGAAGCAAAGGTTCCTGTCATAATGAGAATAACGGACCGTCTGGAAAAGGAAGAAGAACATATTTCCAGAGCAAATACCGGCAAGGTAACTGATGATCCTGAAAGAGGATTTGACAGGAACATCTGGAAACTCACCATGCATGGAAAGCATCAGCGGTTCCATACCGAGTCTGAACCCATCTTAAAACGTGAAGCTGAAGGTTCTCATCTCAACCGCAGGACGATAAATGGAGAGAAGGTTGGAATAATATCATCCGGTTATCCATCATCTGTCGTGGATGATCTGTTATCCACGCAGCTGGTATATTCGAACTATTCACATCTTGCACTGGGAGTAGTATCACCTTTCCCGGACAAACTGGTCAGGAAGTTCATAGACGAGCATGAACGCATAATTGTGATAGAAGAGAGTGAGGCTTTCATAGAATCACACATCAGCACATGTAACACCATTCTCGGAAAAAGGAGTGGACATCTGCCCACCGGAATGATAGAGAAGGAACATGTGGAATTCGCACTTGAGAACATCGATAAGGATGAAGTATCGAAGTATACAGAAATACAGACCATCATCACCAGAGGTTCAAGACCGATCTGCAGTGACTGTCCTTTCATGCCTCTGTACAATGTTCTGCATGATATCAGGCCGGTGGCAGGAGATATGGGCTGTTCCATACGTACAGCTCCTGACCCGCTAAATGCAGTTGACACAGGCTTCGCACTTGGAGGTGCGATATCCACTGCCTGTGGTTTCCCCGGAAAGGGCATAGCTGTCATAGGGGACTTCGGACTTGCACACTCAGGTATCGTCGGACTCATAAATGCAGTGGATGGTGGTTTCGACCTTCTCGTGATAATACTGCAGAACGAGATAGCTGCTATGACCGGAGGACAGGGCACACCGGACCTGCAGGAAGTTGTAAGGACACTGGTACCTGATATGATGACTATCGATATCGACAAAAGTATCAGTTCAGAAGGAACTGCAAAGACACAGGATATTCTCAAGGAACTCATAGAAAAGAAGATGGAAACAAAAGGTGTTTCCGTAATCTATCTTGAAGGAAAATGCATCAAGTTCTGA
- a CDS encoding methanogenesis marker 12 protein, producing the protein MFVGIDHGTTAMRFAALFPDGDVLRLEIPRAEAAEMTESQLVASMEEAFGVKREDISLMAVTYSMGDGIRDIEDIRTLENRGVRSIEGIGQKTGGGSRVFDAVKASGIPAVVIPGIHDGSDTDARLNVFSHSTSPEKIGIAYHAYSLGSRDFILSDISSNTVTVGVAAGKLIGAIDACIFAPGLQHGPLDVRALREVDSGKMSANDAFVRSGVLKNTPFSNRHDLLEAAEKDDPQAILALDSIALFAAMEIAGMQILMRDYGSEAEIVIEGSVGEASYVVERIEKHLGVKAHVLDRWSAAIGCAEIARDIHEGSVEILGLNVNFSC; encoded by the coding sequence ATGTTCGTCGGGATCGATCACGGTACTACTGCAATGCGCTTTGCTGCACTTTTTCCAGATGGGGATGTGCTGAGACTTGAGATCCCTCGGGCAGAGGCTGCCGAAATGACCGAATCCCAGCTTGTAGCATCCATGGAGGAGGCTTTCGGTGTGAAGCGTGAGGATATATCTCTCATGGCCGTGACATATTCAATGGGTGATGGAATACGTGACATCGAGGACATAAGGACGTTGGAGAACCGTGGTGTCAGGAGCATAGAAGGTATCGGACAAAAGACCGGCGGTGGAAGCCGTGTATTCGATGCTGTCAAAGCTTCAGGCATCCCTGCTGTGGTCATACCCGGTATTCATGACGGGAGTGATACGGATGCCCGTCTTAATGTATTCTCACATTCCACAAGTCCTGAAAAGATCGGTATTGCATATCATGCTTATTCTCTCGGATCAAGGGATTTCATTCTTTCCGATATTAGCTCAAACACCGTGACAGTAGGCGTTGCAGCAGGGAAGCTTATCGGTGCTATAGATGCCTGCATCTTTGCTCCCGGTCTGCAGCACGGACCACTGGATGTACGTGCACTGAGGGAAGTGGATTCCGGAAAGATGAGTGCCAACGACGCATTTGTACGTTCGGGTGTTCTCAAGAACACTCCTTTCTCGAACCGGCATGATCTCCTTGAAGCAGCCGAAAAAGATGATCCGCAGGCAATACTTGCTCTGGACAGTATCGCACTTTTCGCAGCTATGGAGATTGCAGGTATGCAGATCCTTATGAGGGACTATGGCTCAGAGGCCGAGATAGTCATTGAAGGTTCGGTTGGTGAAGCATCTTATGTGGTGGAAAGAATAGAGAAGCATCTTGGTGTGAAGGCTCATGTACTGGACAGGTGGAGTGCAGCTATCGGTTGTGCCGAAATAGCACGTGATATCCACGAAGGCTCGGTGGAGATTCTCGGGCTTAATGTGAACTTTTCCTGCTAA
- a CDS encoding DUF2103 domain-containing protein, with protein sequence MSDTIGSKEVSRPKSKLGGSHTTIIGGRTGKKVVSLVSRHPDVKKIIPSVIKVKGKGNSGGTLTARVLRPDDRGNLRLLISHGTSFQELRLVTTVGSFSDGERIMEEINSLLSEL encoded by the coding sequence ATGAGTGATACTATCGGTAGCAAAGAAGTTAGCAGACCAAAGTCCAAACTTGGTGGTTCCCACACTACAATAATTGGTGGCAGGACTGGTAAAAAGGTAGTATCGTTAGTAAGCCGACATCCTGATGTAAAAAAGATCATCCCCTCTGTGATCAAGGTCAAGGGCAAGGGTAATTCAGGTGGAACCCTGACTGCCAGGGTACTAAGACCGGATGACAGGGGAAACCTCAGGCTGCTTATCTCACATGGCACATCCTTTCAGGAGTTGCGCCTTGTGACCACGGTGGGCAGCTTTTCAGATGGCGAGCGTATCATGGAAGAAATTAATTCCTTATTGTCAGAATTATAA
- a CDS encoding ACT domain-containing protein, translating to MEEKIIKQISLFAENKPGRLANIAANFRKAGINIRAFTIAEAGDFGIIRMVVDRPDAAHEVLHDAGFTVSETSVLGIEMEDVPGGLGKIADVLGNKDINIDYAYAFVTKTEKALLILRVSDTEASIKILQDAGIKLIDMADIQEI from the coding sequence ATGGAAGAGAAGATAATCAAGCAGATATCCCTTTTTGCCGAGAACAAGCCAGGCCGTCTTGCTAACATTGCAGCGAACTTCAGAAAAGCCGGTATAAACATCAGGGCTTTCACCATCGCCGAAGCAGGAGACTTCGGTATCATCAGAATGGTGGTTGACAGGCCCGATGCTGCACATGAGGTCCTGCATGATGCCGGATTCACAGTATCTGAGACCAGTGTTCTTGGTATCGAGATGGAGGATGTTCCCGGAGGACTCGGGAAGATCGCTGATGTACTTGGTAACAAAGATATCAATATCGACTATGCCTATGCTTTTGTCACAAAGACCGAGAAGGCACTTCTCATTCTCAGGGTGAGTGACACCGAGGCATCCATAAAGATACTGCAGGACGCAGGGATCAAACTTATCGATATGGCTGACATTCAGGAGATATGA
- a CDS encoding phenylacetate--CoA ligase, translating into MIEYWNPMVERMPVDELEKLQEKKLRNLVNYVYTHSDFYKERFDEAGVRPEDIKTLDDLKKLPFTYKSDLRDTYPTGMFCVPNEQLVRFHVSSGTTGKPTVVGYTKNDIHEWSTSLARALASIGVGRGDVIQVSYGYGLFTGGLGLHYGAEEVGSTVLPTSSGNTEKQLELMQDLGSSVIACTPSYFLFMSEVAEQNGISIQNDTNLKAGVFGAEPWSEEMRARIEEATGIKAYDIYGTSELSGPLCTECQYQDGIHIWADQFLIEVIDPETGEQLGDGERGELVITTLAKEALPLIRYRIGDITIINKETCKCGRTHPRIMRVLGRADDMLIVRGINVFPGQVESVLMTIPEVGEHFMIIVDRVNELDTMTIQIEMTDEAFSDRVNDIIALEKKVQTELKHVLNLAVKVELVEKGTIPRSMGKAKKVTDNRKL; encoded by the coding sequence ATGATAGAGTATTGGAACCCAATGGTTGAAAGGATGCCAGTCGACGAACTGGAGAAATTACAGGAAAAGAAGCTCAGGAATCTGGTGAACTATGTCTACACGCATTCGGATTTCTATAAGGAACGATTTGATGAGGCAGGTGTCAGGCCAGAGGATATCAAGACACTTGACGACCTTAAGAAATTGCCTTTCACCTATAAATCCGATCTCAGGGACACTTATCCTACAGGCATGTTCTGTGTACCCAATGAACAGCTTGTTCGTTTCCATGTCTCATCAGGGACGACTGGAAAACCCACTGTTGTAGGATATACAAAGAACGATATACATGAATGGAGCACATCCCTTGCAAGGGCATTGGCCTCTATTGGTGTCGGACGTGGTGATGTCATTCAGGTCAGTTACGGATACGGTCTTTTCACCGGTGGTCTTGGACTTCACTATGGTGCTGAGGAGGTTGGTTCCACGGTTCTTCCTACAAGTTCGGGTAACACGGAAAAGCAACTTGAGCTCATGCAGGACCTTGGAAGCAGTGTGATCGCCTGTACGCCATCCTATTTCCTCTTCATGAGCGAGGTTGCGGAGCAGAATGGAATCAGTATACAGAATGATACGAATCTTAAGGCAGGGGTCTTCGGTGCTGAACCCTGGTCCGAGGAAATGAGGGCCAGGATAGAGGAAGCAACCGGGATCAAGGCCTATGACATCTATGGTACTTCTGAACTCAGCGGTCCTCTCTGTACGGAGTGTCAGTACCAGGACGGTATACACATCTGGGCTGACCAGTTCCTTATCGAGGTCATCGACCCGGAGACCGGTGAGCAACTGGGTGACGGTGAGCGCGGAGAACTCGTGATCACTACACTTGCAAAGGAAGCACTTCCACTTATCAGGTACCGCATTGGTGATATCACGATCATCAACAAGGAAACATGTAAATGTGGACGTACACATCCACGTATCATGAGGGTACTGGGTCGTGCAGATGACATGCTCATCGTTCGTGGCATTAACGTATTCCCCGGACAGGTTGAATCTGTGCTTATGACGATCCCTGAGGTAGGGGAACACTTCATGATCATAGTGGACAGGGTGAACGAACTTGATACCATGACCATACAGATCGAGATGACCGATGAGGCATTCAGTGACAGGGTCAATGATATCATTGCTCTGGAGAAGAAGGTACAGACCGAATTGAAGCATGTTCTCAACCTTGCAGTGAAGGTCGAACTGGTGGAGAAGGGAACCATCCCAAGGTCCATGGGTAAGGCAAAGAAAGTGACGGACAACAGAAAGCTATAA
- a CDS encoding DHH family phosphoesterase — MQVEETEFFNKLLDYNNILYLCHRNADPDAVSSAFALSEALGGTIGLVDGCNRVASLLIDKLAIDVVENPDPSEYDITLVVDTSTSSQLNDIKLGKYCVIDHHATTALIENAEFYLHRHATSTAEMVFDILRSMGAPVMRRTAMGLLTGIITDTGHFKHATQDTFRTVSEIIACSGVEYADVLEMMAATPQDISMRIAMLKCATRATIERVDDWLLVDSHVNSFGGAASSMFLNVGADVALIGTSRDRNIRVSGRAKREAVAAGVNLGKIMEDISKNYDGTGGGHAGAAGIDVVADMDTIIGECKDRIRDVLKGKPNPSICDSLKEENEGS; from the coding sequence ATGCAAGTTGAAGAAACGGAGTTTTTCAATAAACTCCTGGATTACAATAATATTCTTTATCTTTGCCACCGGAATGCTGATCCAGATGCAGTAAGCAGTGCTTTTGCCCTTTCGGAGGCCCTTGGTGGGACCATCGGCCTTGTAGATGGCTGTAACAGGGTTGCTTCACTACTTATTGATAAACTCGCTATAGATGTGGTCGAAAACCCCGATCCATCTGAATATGATATTACTCTTGTAGTTGATACTTCCACCAGTTCTCAGCTTAATGACATAAAGCTCGGTAAGTATTGTGTGATCGATCATCATGCAACTACGGCTCTTATTGAGAATGCCGAATTCTATCTTCACAGACATGCAACATCCACTGCAGAGATGGTCTTCGATATACTCCGTTCCATGGGTGCTCCTGTAATGCGACGCACGGCCATGGGTCTTTTGACGGGTATCATAACCGATACAGGCCATTTCAAACATGCAACTCAGGACACTTTCAGGACCGTCTCTGAGATCATAGCATGCAGCGGGGTCGAATATGCAGATGTACTGGAAATGATGGCAGCAACACCACAGGACATATCGATGCGTATCGCAATGCTGAAATGTGCTACCAGGGCAACCATCGAAAGGGTGGATGACTGGCTCCTGGTGGATTCCCACGTCAATTCCTTCGGAGGCGCTGCTTCCTCTATGTTCCTTAACGTCGGGGCAGATGTAGCTCTTATAGGCACTTCCCGTGACAGGAACATAAGGGTAAGTGGAAGGGCAAAGCGTGAAGCGGTTGCTGCAGGTGTCAACCTGGGCAAGATAATGGAGGATATAAGCAAGAACTATGATGGTACCGGAGGAGGACATGCAGGTGCTGCCGGTATCGATGTGGTGGCAGATATGGATACCATCATCGGGGAGTGCAAGGACAGGATACGTGATGTTCTGAAAGGCAAACCAAATCCCTCCATATGCGATTCGTTGAAAGAGGAAAATGAAGGATCTTAA
- a CDS encoding prefoldin subunit beta, protein MSTQIPPQIQNQLAQLQQVQQQAQSLAMQKSQMESLQKESQMALEELESVPEDAVIYRTVGELQIKSSKEDAVSKLNEKVETLSLRLQSISRQEERISKRFTQLQEQIEQSMGNQAQ, encoded by the coding sequence ATGAGTACACAAATACCCCCACAGATACAGAACCAGTTAGCGCAGTTGCAGCAGGTTCAGCAGCAGGCTCAGTCCCTTGCTATGCAGAAATCCCAGATGGAATCCCTGCAGAAAGAATCCCAGATGGCACTTGAAGAACTTGAAAGTGTTCCTGAGGATGCTGTCATCTACCGCACGGTAGGCGAACTGCAGATCAAGTCCAGTAAGGAAGACGCAGTTTCTAAATTGAATGAGAAGGTAGAGACACTTTCACTTAGATTACAGTCTATTTCCAGACAGGAAGAAAGGATCTCAAAGCGTTTCACACAACTTCAGGAACAGATCGAACAGTCCATGGGGAACCAGGCCCAGTAA
- a CDS encoding KEOPS complex subunit Pcc1 has protein sequence MLLVTRSVFRTSEASSIYRSLKPELESQVTDRSSVDMGVEDSSLILTVRSDDLVSMRSTLNTWLRLIQVASETSECLK, from the coding sequence TTGCTCCTTGTAACAAGGTCTGTCTTCAGGACATCCGAAGCTTCTTCTATCTATCGTTCTCTGAAACCGGAACTTGAGAGTCAGGTAACTGACCGTTCATCCGTGGATATGGGTGTTGAGGATTCCTCACTTATACTTACCGTGAGGTCTGATGATCTTGTATCCATGCGTTCAACACTTAACACCTGGTTACGTCTGATCCAGGTGGCTTCTGAAACCTCAGAATGTCTGAAATGA
- a CDS encoding DNA-directed RNA polymerase subunit P: MAYKCTRCKRDVEIDYEYTGIRCPYCGHRILVKERPTTIKRIKAE, encoded by the coding sequence ATGGCCTATAAATGTACAAGATGCAAAAGGGATGTTGAGATCGACTACGAGTATACAGGTATCCGCTGTCCATACTGTGGACACCGTATCCTTGTGAAAGAGCGTCCAACAACCATCAAGCGCATCAAAGCAGAGTAA
- a CDS encoding 50S ribosomal protein L37ae encodes MAKKYTRKGRVSRSAGRFGTRYGRRDRKLVADLEEKMRAAHKCPECARPTVKRMGTGIWRCSKCDYTFAGGTFLPQTNVGKTVARSVKKAKEAAAAE; translated from the coding sequence ATGGCAAAAAAGTATACGAGGAAAGGTAGAGTATCCAGATCCGCCGGTAGGTTTGGTACTCGCTATGGTAGAAGGGACCGTAAATTAGTAGCGGACCTTGAAGAGAAGATGCGTGCAGCACACAAGTGCCCGGAATGTGCACGTCCTACCGTCAAGAGAATGGGTACAGGTATATGGAGATGCAGCAAGTGTGATTACACATTCGCTGGTGGTACATTCCTGCCTCAGACCAACGTAGGCAAGACTGTAGCTCGTTCTGTAAAGAAGGCAAAGGAAGCAGCAGCAGCAGAGTAA
- the rrp42 gene encoding exosome complex protein Rrp42, whose amino-acid sequence MIMGNEVMSVLKKDYIYNLMLKGEREDGRTFDEIRDIDIRTNVIEKAEGSAWVKLGETEVLVGVKLQVGTPFPDSADQGVIITSLELNPLASPDFEAGPPKENAIEMARVTDRGIRESGAIDLNKLCITEGEEVWMVFIDVHVLNNYGNIQDASSLGAIAALLTATVPGKREGKGEDMPMPIRDMPVAITLVNIGGEMMVDPGLDEETVCETRITIVSNQDGSISGMQKSGDGPLTEEQLLKAVSVACQKASELREAHLLNI is encoded by the coding sequence GTGATCATGGGTAACGAAGTAATGTCTGTACTTAAGAAGGATTATATTTACAACCTCATGCTCAAAGGAGAACGTGAGGATGGACGTACATTTGATGAGATAAGGGACATCGATATCAGGACCAATGTGATCGAGAAGGCAGAAGGTTCTGCATGGGTAAAGCTGGGAGAGACAGAGGTACTTGTTGGTGTCAAACTTCAGGTAGGTACTCCATTCCCGGACTCTGCGGACCAGGGTGTCATCATCACCAGCCTGGAGCTGAACCCTCTCGCTTCACCTGATTTTGAAGCAGGTCCTCCTAAGGAGAATGCAATAGAGATGGCCCGTGTAACTGACAGGGGAATCCGTGAGTCAGGCGCAATTGATTTAAATAAGTTGTGTATTACGGAGGGAGAAGAAGTATGGATGGTATTCATAGATGTCCATGTTCTCAATAACTACGGAAATATTCAGGATGCATCCTCTCTGGGCGCAATTGCAGCACTGTTGACAGCAACAGTACCCGGTAAGCGTGAAGGGAAGGGCGAGGATATGCCAATGCCTATCAGGGACATGCCTGTTGCCATAACACTGGTGAACATTGGCGGCGAGATGATGGTAGACCCTGGCCTTGACGAGGAAACCGTCTGTGAGACACGTATTACCATCGTTTCAAATCAGGATGGTTCAATATCCGGTATGCAAAAGAGTGGCGATGGTCCTTTGACCGAGGAACAGTTGTTAAAGGCTGTTTCAGTGGCCTGCCAGAAAGCATCCGAACTAAGGGAAGCCCATCTGTTGAATATCTGA